A single Argentina anserina chromosome 7, drPotAnse1.1, whole genome shotgun sequence DNA region contains:
- the LOC126802640 gene encoding uncharacterized protein LOC126802640, protein MARTTATMEEPILSGLDRLDIMLRQLEEIKRCNHIHQSSHSAKFSCESTPSSGTLTSDYAQVWSTALSADHFSPKSLEKHCCPIQNVMMETGAKGTLIERLDHVEVVLQ, encoded by the coding sequence ATGGCAAGGACAACGGCCACTATGGAGGAACCCATTCTGTCGGGGCTGGACCGCCTCGACATCATGCTTCGGCAGCTGGAGGAAATTAAGAGGTGCAATCACATCCATCAATCCTCACACTCGGCAAAATTCTCTTGTGAATCCACACCGTCCAGTGGAACCCTAACCAGCGATTATGCGCAGGTATGGTCGACGGCGTTGTCCGCCGACCACTTCTCTCCCAAGAGCCTAGAGAAGCACTGCTGTCCAATTCAGAACGTGATGATGGAGACAGGTGCCAAGGGGACGCTGATTGAGAGGCTAGATCATGTGGAGGTTGTTTTACAATAA